A genomic segment from Chitinophaga niabensis encodes:
- a CDS encoding RagB/SusD family nutrient uptake outer membrane protein, whose protein sequence is MKSKYLLYILAGVCVVQAACKRVLESEPQDRLTGDLVFDEMDKNADNAKAFLYGIYAQLPSGYNRTENAYLDNGTDDGMASQDGDRTEDFRKGRISPLNVTDNTWGTNYGGIRRVNMFLSKIDKVPATAELKRAWKAEARFLRTMFYFELMKRWGGVPLMGDTILKITDDLNFSRSTVEQTKNYILAEIADYKDSLLPANMNDADVGRANKGAALALKARVLLYWASPLYNPDNIIQRWTDAANAAQEVTDLGVYTLSTDFAGLFITSKTTEMIFAKNGTPNQTVEQYNGPVGYLNAGAGKGLTSPSQELVDAFPMINGLPVTDPLSGYVASKPYEKRDARFEATILYNGKKWLNRAVETFEGGLDKPGGIITQTKTGYYLRKFMGKFESSTAYSNTIRPVILFRYAEVLLNFAEAKNEESGPVKPVYDALGLIRKRAGITGTTYGLPAGITKDSMRSIIQNERRIELAFEEHRHWDIRRWKIAGKVMNAPLSGMKIVKNTDGTFTYTRFAATTSAFDITRMYWYPIPYSEIETNPNMKQNTGWEY, encoded by the coding sequence ATGAAAAGTAAATATCTCCTTTATATACTCGCAGGTGTTTGTGTGGTGCAGGCCGCCTGCAAACGTGTGCTCGAATCTGAGCCGCAGGACCGGCTTACGGGCGACCTGGTGTTTGATGAAATGGATAAGAACGCAGATAATGCAAAAGCTTTCCTCTACGGCATCTATGCACAACTGCCCTCCGGTTACAACCGCACTGAAAATGCTTATTTAGACAATGGTACAGACGATGGCATGGCTTCACAGGATGGGGACAGAACGGAAGATTTCCGTAAAGGACGCATCAGCCCTTTGAACGTAACTGATAATACATGGGGCACTAATTACGGAGGCATCCGCCGTGTAAATATGTTCCTTTCTAAAATAGACAAGGTGCCTGCCACTGCAGAATTAAAACGTGCCTGGAAAGCAGAAGCCCGCTTCCTGCGTACCATGTTCTATTTTGAACTGATGAAACGCTGGGGAGGTGTGCCTTTAATGGGCGACACCATCCTGAAGATCACGGATGATCTGAATTTCAGCAGGAGCACCGTGGAGCAGACAAAGAATTATATCCTCGCAGAAATAGCAGATTACAAAGATTCTTTACTGCCCGCCAATATGAATGATGCGGATGTAGGACGTGCCAACAAAGGTGCGGCACTGGCCCTGAAAGCAAGGGTACTGCTCTATTGGGCCAGCCCTTTATACAATCCTGATAACATCATACAACGATGGACAGATGCAGCAAATGCTGCACAGGAAGTAACAGACCTCGGTGTTTACACCCTGTCCACCGACTTTGCCGGTTTGTTCATCACCAGCAAGACCACAGAAATGATCTTCGCTAAAAATGGCACGCCCAATCAAACCGTAGAACAGTACAACGGACCTGTCGGATACCTGAATGCCGGAGCCGGTAAAGGATTGACCAGTCCTTCCCAGGAACTGGTGGATGCCTTCCCCATGATTAATGGCCTGCCTGTTACAGACCCGCTTTCCGGTTATGTGGCCTCCAAACCATATGAAAAAAGAGATGCGCGTTTTGAAGCCACCATCCTTTACAATGGAAAGAAATGGCTGAACCGCGCTGTAGAAACATTTGAAGGCGGACTGGATAAACCCGGCGGTATCATCACCCAAACAAAAACAGGCTACTACCTGCGCAAGTTCATGGGCAAATTTGAAAGCTCCACTGCTTACAGTAATACCATCAGGCCTGTGATACTTTTCCGTTATGCGGAAGTGCTGCTCAATTTTGCAGAAGCAAAAAATGAGGAAAGCGGTCCTGTTAAACCGGTATACGATGCGCTGGGCCTTATCAGGAAGAGGGCAGGGATCACTGGTACCACTTATGGATTGCCGGCCGGCATCACCAAAGATTCCATGCGGAGCATTATCCAGAATGAAAGAAGGATAGAGCTGGCATTTGAAGAACACCGCCACTGGGATATCCGCCGCTGGAAGATAGCAGGCAAAGTGATGAATGCACCTTTATCCGGTATGAAGATCGTAAAGAATACGGACGGTACGTTCACTTATACAAGGTTTGCGGCCACCACCTCCGCATTCGATATCACCCGGATGTACTGGTACCCTATCCCGTACAGCGAGATAGAAACCAATCCAAACATGAAACAGAACACCGGTTGGGAGTATTAA
- a CDS encoding hybrid sensor histidine kinase/response regulator transcription factor, which translates to MSVTLKAQLRFKHLGIAEGLSQSSVYCLYQDAKGFIWIGTFDGLSRYDGYSFRHFKYDQNRPFSMSSNEPIALGEDSEGNLLVGTSLGMDLFDCKLERFHKIVSSDKRNDFHFRYAKLIKRDSKGNLWVATNKGLFRYDEKQRVLHPVDLGKGPGKPSISAIAEDKNGILWLGSAKDVICYNPQSRRILPLPVSLLQNPRYLKSFVHSIAIDSMHNVWIGTEKDGLLIWDRKTDVVENYNSETSPLQISSDMVRAILFHNGEAWIGTRNGLYTLNGSRTTVKNYVVDKYDPYSISGNSVLCFMKDNAGSIWVGTFAGGLSIEHPGNENFSYINEQLGRQPGLSNRVVSSIKEDKDGNLWIATEGGGVNYYNTKKNTFQYIRVNPRAPHHINPEMVKAIHLDEKQNLWIGTLEGLFRYHQPSGKMLSYPLKETPKHLLDDVVYGIAGDEENTWIGTKGGLFQMDKNGAFTRYRNKKEDPHSIISNDINTLMQDSEGGVWIGTEVGLSCLPKGRKQFVNYLKEYDSVFNKNAILCIYEDDRRNIWIGTRGGGLKLLNKERNQFFTLDTAFGLSSNIVHGITQDKKGDLWVSFNQSIARITLGKAHGPFSKEEVQVVNYSVNNGLGSNEFLAAACRTASGEVMFGGNNGIVQFHPDKLVINKVKAPVVFTSFSIKNKPVTIGGEHSPLEQSVSYTDHITLTHDQAYFTLGFAALNYINSSTNQYAYMLEGLHGETQWNYVGNQQTATYTNLDAGDYVFKVKAANNDGYWNEQYASLHITVLPPLWKTWYAYLFYLLVIGGILYIFWSHSIKTTRLKHEILLQQRSREKDQELAQRKLSFFTNISHEIKTPLTLILAPLEKLVDEEKGNNKVLNQLLLMQRNGERLMRLTDQLLDFRKFEAGHMQLQIAEQDIVQFIREVILSFDAYARQRNLKLTMQAAEPEMLVWFDHDKLEKVLFNLISNAVKFTPAGGRIKVSVKTNAQRQVVICVEDNGAGIAPQHIGKIFNPFHHYNDTGLPISGTGIGLAFTKGLVTLHRGTITVESKQSTIDIPGETCFTVAFPMHAEQYVQSEISGSAPERPEPFITEMAPEEPEGEGNGQVMLIVEDNAEMLSFVASHFRQHYTVHEAIDGREGWKIATEVLPDIIISDVMMPGLSGTDLCRKLKKDERTSHIPVILLTARTPLVFQMEGFETGADDYVTKPFNLGLLQLRVNNLLASRALLRERYSKDIMLQPRNIAITSADEIFLEKVMAFIDANILEPTLNVEQLAKEVNMTRITLYRKIKALTNQTTIEFIRSVRLKRAAQLLSRNEFTVTEVAYMVGFSDVDYFRKWFKAEFGSTPRDYAASQSTQP; encoded by the coding sequence ATGTCCGTTACCTTGAAAGCGCAATTGCGTTTCAAACATCTGGGCATTGCGGAAGGATTGTCTCAAAGCTCCGTTTACTGCCTCTACCAGGATGCCAAAGGTTTTATCTGGATAGGCACCTTTGATGGTCTCAGCCGCTACGATGGCTACAGTTTCCGCCACTTCAAATATGATCAGAACCGCCCCTTCAGCATGAGTTCCAATGAACCCATTGCGCTGGGAGAAGATAGTGAAGGCAACCTGCTGGTAGGTACTTCCCTGGGCATGGACCTTTTCGACTGCAAACTGGAACGTTTCCATAAAATAGTTTCCTCCGATAAAAGGAACGACTTCCATTTCCGTTATGCCAAGCTGATCAAAAGGGATAGTAAGGGCAATCTCTGGGTAGCCACCAATAAAGGGCTGTTCCGTTATGATGAAAAGCAACGCGTGCTGCACCCGGTAGACCTGGGCAAAGGTCCCGGCAAACCTTCTATCAGCGCCATTGCGGAAGATAAGAACGGCATCTTATGGCTGGGCAGCGCAAAAGATGTGATCTGCTATAACCCCCAGAGCCGCCGCATTCTGCCGCTTCCGGTTTCCCTGCTTCAAAATCCCCGTTACCTCAAAAGCTTTGTACACAGCATTGCTATAGACAGTATGCACAATGTTTGGATAGGTACGGAAAAGGATGGTTTACTGATATGGGACCGCAAAACGGATGTGGTGGAGAATTACAATTCAGAAACCAGCCCTTTACAGATCAGCAGCGATATGGTAAGGGCTATCCTCTTCCACAACGGAGAAGCATGGATAGGTACGCGCAACGGGCTGTATACCCTCAATGGCAGCAGGACCACCGTAAAGAATTATGTGGTGGACAAGTACGATCCTTATTCCATTTCAGGTAATTCCGTGCTCTGTTTTATGAAAGATAATGCCGGCAGTATATGGGTAGGTACCTTCGCCGGCGGCCTCAGCATTGAGCATCCGGGAAATGAGAACTTCAGCTACATCAACGAGCAGCTGGGCCGTCAGCCGGGATTGAGCAACAGGGTGGTGAGCAGCATCAAGGAAGATAAGGACGGCAACCTCTGGATCGCTACAGAAGGTGGTGGCGTTAATTATTACAATACAAAGAAGAATACTTTTCAATACATCCGCGTAAATCCCCGCGCGCCGCATCATATCAATCCTGAAATGGTGAAAGCCATTCACCTGGATGAAAAGCAGAACCTCTGGATCGGTACGCTGGAAGGGCTTTTCAGGTATCATCAGCCTTCCGGGAAAATGCTTTCCTATCCCCTGAAAGAAACACCCAAACACTTGTTGGATGATGTGGTGTATGGTATTGCGGGGGATGAGGAAAATACCTGGATAGGAACTAAAGGTGGTTTATTCCAGATGGATAAGAACGGGGCTTTTACCCGTTACCGGAATAAAAAAGAAGATCCGCACAGCATTATCTCCAATGATATCAACACACTCATGCAGGATAGCGAGGGTGGTGTATGGATCGGTACAGAAGTAGGCCTGTCCTGCCTCCCGAAGGGAAGGAAACAGTTTGTCAATTACCTGAAAGAATACGATAGCGTATTCAACAAGAATGCGATCCTTTGTATCTATGAGGACGATCGCCGGAATATCTGGATAGGCACAAGGGGAGGAGGATTGAAATTACTGAACAAGGAACGCAACCAGTTCTTTACGCTGGATACCGCTTTCGGTCTCTCGTCCAATATTGTGCATGGCATTACCCAGGATAAAAAGGGAGACCTCTGGGTGAGCTTTAACCAGAGCATTGCCCGCATCACCTTAGGAAAAGCGCATGGGCCTTTTAGCAAAGAAGAAGTGCAGGTGGTGAATTATTCCGTGAACAATGGATTGGGCAGTAACGAATTCCTGGCGGCCGCATGCAGAACAGCATCCGGAGAAGTAATGTTCGGCGGCAATAACGGCATTGTTCAATTCCACCCGGATAAGCTGGTGATCAATAAAGTGAAAGCCCCGGTGGTATTCACTTCCTTCAGTATTAAAAACAAACCGGTGACCATAGGGGGAGAACATTCTCCCCTGGAGCAATCCGTCAGTTATACAGATCATATCACCCTCACGCACGACCAGGCTTACTTTACGCTGGGTTTTGCGGCACTGAACTATATCAATTCCAGCACCAACCAATATGCCTACATGCTGGAAGGCCTGCATGGAGAAACGCAATGGAACTATGTGGGGAATCAGCAAACGGCTACTTATACCAACCTGGATGCAGGGGATTATGTGTTCAAAGTAAAAGCCGCCAATAACGATGGTTACTGGAATGAACAATATGCCAGCCTGCATATTACAGTGCTGCCGCCACTCTGGAAAACCTGGTATGCTTACCTGTTCTACCTGCTGGTGATAGGAGGTATCTTATATATCTTCTGGTCCCATTCCATTAAAACCACCCGCCTCAAACATGAGATCTTGTTGCAGCAGCGGAGCCGTGAGAAGGACCAGGAACTGGCGCAACGCAAACTTTCCTTCTTCACCAATATTTCCCATGAGATCAAAACACCGCTCACTTTAATATTGGCACCGCTGGAAAAACTGGTGGATGAAGAGAAGGGGAATAATAAAGTATTAAACCAGCTGCTGCTGATGCAACGGAATGGAGAAAGGCTGATGCGTTTAACGGATCAGTTGCTGGATTTCCGCAAGTTCGAAGCAGGGCATATGCAGTTGCAGATCGCGGAGCAGGACATTGTGCAATTTATCCGGGAGGTGATCCTTTCTTTTGATGCCTATGCCCGGCAGCGCAACCTGAAGCTCACCATGCAGGCGGCGGAACCGGAAATGCTCGTATGGTTTGACCACGATAAACTGGAAAAGGTGCTTTTCAACCTCATTTCCAATGCGGTGAAATTCACACCCGCAGGCGGCAGGATCAAGGTTTCCGTGAAAACCAACGCACAGCGCCAGGTGGTGATTTGTGTGGAGGATAACGGAGCCGGTATTGCGCCGCAGCATATCGGTAAGATCTTTAATCCTTTCCATCATTATAATGATACGGGCTTACCTATTTCAGGTACCGGTATCGGGCTGGCTTTTACAAAAGGACTGGTAACCCTGCACAGGGGAACTATTACTGTTGAAAGTAAACAATCCACGATCGATATCCCCGGAGAAACCTGCTTCACGGTTGCCTTCCCCATGCATGCGGAGCAGTATGTGCAAAGTGAGATCAGTGGCAGCGCTCCGGAAAGGCCGGAGCCCTTCATAACAGAAATGGCACCCGAAGAACCGGAAGGAGAGGGCAATGGCCAGGTAATGCTGATCGTGGAAGACAATGCAGAAATGCTCAGCTTCGTAGCCAGCCATTTCAGGCAGCATTATACCGTTCACGAAGCCATCGACGGCAGAGAGGGCTGGAAAATAGCCACAGAGGTACTGCCGGACATTATTATCTCCGATGTAATGATGCCGGGCCTGAGTGGAACAGACCTCTGCCGCAAGCTGAAAAAGGACGAAAGGACCAGCCATATCCCTGTGATCCTGCTCACTGCCCGTACACCGCTCGTTTTCCAGATGGAAGGTTTTGAAACCGGGGCGGACGATTATGTGACCAAACCTTTTAACCTGGGCTTGTTGCAGCTGAGGGTAAATAACCTGCTGGCTTCCAGGGCATTGCTCCGGGAGCGTTATAGTAAGGATATTATGTTGCAGCCCCGCAACATTGCCATTACCTCAGCCGATGAGATCTTCCTGGAAAAAGTAATGGCATTTATTGATGCTAATATATTGGAACCTACCCTCAATGTGGAGCAGCTGGCCAAAGAAGTGAACATGACCCGCATCACCCTTTACCGGAAAATTAAGGCACTCACCAACCAAACCACCATCGAATTTATCAGGAGCGTACGTTTAAAACGGGCGGCGCAATTATTATCCCGGAACGAATTTACCGTTACAGAGGTAGCATATATGGTAGGTTTTTCTGATGTGGACTATTTCCGCAAATGGTTCAAAGCAGAATTCGGCAGCACTCCCCGCGATTATGCTGCTTCTCAGTCAACTCAGCCATAG
- a CDS encoding SusC/RagA family TonB-linked outer membrane protein — MVKKYAIPLCFGLTLCLPGIRVSAKPMEDTVIRRASVSQRLPAAASRILPLKDTVPVLFGAQSGTTMLQSYGIVRYDDIRSMPVTQLENSLYGKLAGLYLLQTSIEPGQDAATMSIRGAGPLVVIDGVPRSITSIDPEQIASVSLIKDALGTAMYGMRGENGVILITTKHGYNGKKRISFTAQSAIQQQLKRPKFLKAFDYASLYNEALQNDGKQPVYSPADLEAWRTGSDPFGHPDVDWYNTVLKDQAGMQRYNLNIAGGGRSARYFVDLDYLNQQGYFITDSKNTYPTNNFYKRYVFRTNIDVDLTKTTLVNLNVFGRIRNGNEPGAETSGIYSSLLTTPNNAYPMLNSDGSLGGNAQYTNNIYGQAVRSGYRPNYNRNLSIDLSVKQKLDAVLPGLFVKGLASFNGYYNENINRSKSFAVYNGTSKIGTDGTQSNTAANSAENRQAYTEFQVGYDSAFGAHQVSIVGLYFRDTYTDGKQLPLINSSFSARAAYNYAQKYLLEFTMAYSRNNMYYQKQWGYFPAVGIGWNIARENWFREALPSIGTLKLRGSYGLTGNSSNAGYYTYLQFYTQNTSYALGNPATSYAGISESALANPYLTWEKAKKLNVGLDVALLQDKLQFTAEYFDVRRTDLIMRRGTNASTIIGNTIPLENIGASTYSGMEFSADYHSRAGQLGYYVNANLSFIKSRVDDMDEVSRRYSWNKRTGLPVGQNFGLVADGFYNTKDELDNHPRLDGYTPVPGDLKYKDLNNDGVINVFDERAIGTTKPQVYYGVNMGLNWKGFDLSMVWQGVMNRYIFLTGNNTYEFQNSGKGQAMEHHLGRWTPATAATATYPRLTVGTNVNNHRASTFWLKDGKYLRLKNLELGYTLPQDWVRFTRLGSIRAFANAYNLLTFTPLDRVDPESYQGAYPNQRIYNFGVNIQL, encoded by the coding sequence ATGGTGAAAAAGTACGCAATCCCACTTTGCTTTGGGCTGACGTTATGCCTTCCCGGTATCCGGGTATCAGCAAAGCCGATGGAAGATACGGTCATTCGCAGGGCTTCCGTTTCTCAGCGCCTGCCGGCAGCAGCCAGCCGTATCTTACCGCTGAAAGATACCGTTCCGGTATTATTTGGTGCTCAATCCGGTACTACCATGCTCCAGTCTTACGGAATTGTCCGTTACGACGATATCCGCAGCATGCCGGTAACACAATTGGAAAATAGCCTGTATGGCAAACTGGCCGGGCTGTATCTCCTGCAAACCAGCATAGAGCCTGGGCAGGATGCTGCCACGATGTCTATCCGCGGAGCGGGTCCCCTGGTTGTAATAGACGGGGTGCCCAGGTCCATTACCTCCATTGATCCGGAGCAGATCGCTTCGGTAAGCCTGATCAAAGATGCATTGGGTACTGCCATGTATGGCATGCGCGGGGAGAATGGCGTAATCCTGATCACTACCAAACATGGCTACAATGGTAAAAAGAGGATCTCCTTTACTGCCCAGAGCGCTATTCAGCAACAGCTCAAAAGGCCAAAGTTCCTAAAGGCATTTGATTATGCGAGCCTTTATAACGAAGCCTTGCAGAACGACGGGAAGCAGCCCGTTTATTCCCCTGCAGACCTGGAAGCCTGGAGAACAGGCAGCGATCCCTTCGGCCATCCGGATGTGGATTGGTACAATACCGTGCTGAAAGACCAGGCCGGTATGCAGCGCTACAACCTGAATATTGCAGGCGGCGGAAGGTCTGCCCGTTATTTCGTAGACCTGGATTACCTGAACCAGCAGGGATACTTTATAACCGACAGCAAGAACACTTACCCTACCAACAACTTCTATAAAAGATATGTTTTCAGAACGAATATAGATGTAGACCTTACTAAAACCACCCTGGTGAACCTGAACGTTTTTGGCCGCATCCGTAACGGAAATGAACCAGGCGCAGAAACATCCGGCATTTATTCTTCCCTTCTTACCACGCCCAATAACGCTTATCCCATGCTGAACAGCGATGGCAGCCTGGGAGGAAATGCGCAATACACCAATAATATCTATGGTCAGGCTGTACGTTCCGGCTACCGGCCTAATTATAACCGCAACCTTTCTATAGACCTTTCCGTAAAGCAAAAGCTGGATGCTGTATTGCCGGGTTTGTTCGTAAAAGGCCTGGCTTCTTTTAACGGGTACTATAATGAGAACATTAACCGGAGTAAATCCTTTGCAGTATATAATGGTACCAGTAAAATAGGTACAGATGGCACACAGTCAAACACAGCTGCCAACAGTGCTGAGAACCGCCAGGCTTACACAGAATTCCAGGTGGGGTATGATTCTGCTTTCGGCGCACACCAGGTGAGCATTGTTGGATTGTATTTCAGGGACACCTATACTGATGGAAAACAATTGCCACTCATTAATTCCAGTTTCTCTGCGCGCGCCGCTTACAATTACGCGCAGAAATACCTGCTGGAATTCACCATGGCCTATTCCCGCAATAATATGTACTATCAGAAGCAGTGGGGATATTTTCCTGCGGTAGGTATCGGCTGGAACATCGCCAGAGAAAACTGGTTCCGGGAAGCGCTGCCATCTATCGGAACGCTGAAGCTCAGAGGTTCTTATGGATTAACAGGCAACAGCAGCAATGCAGGTTATTATACCTACCTGCAATTCTATACACAAAACACTTCCTATGCATTGGGGAACCCGGCTACCAGCTACGCTGGTATCAGCGAATCAGCCCTGGCTAATCCTTACCTTACCTGGGAGAAGGCAAAGAAACTGAACGTAGGGCTGGATGTTGCTCTCCTGCAGGATAAACTGCAATTCACGGCAGAATACTTTGATGTACGCCGCACCGATCTGATCATGCGCCGTGGTACCAATGCCAGCACGATCATCGGGAATACCATACCACTGGAAAATATCGGCGCCAGCACTTACAGCGGAATGGAGTTCAGTGCGGACTATCACAGCAGGGCAGGGCAACTCGGTTATTATGTGAATGCGAACCTGTCTTTCATAAAATCCCGTGTGGATGATATGGATGAGGTAAGCCGCCGTTACAGCTGGAATAAACGTACCGGTTTGCCGGTAGGGCAGAACTTCGGACTCGTGGCAGATGGTTTCTATAATACCAAAGATGAATTGGATAATCACCCCAGGCTGGATGGTTACACACCTGTGCCGGGAGATCTCAAATACAAAGACCTGAATAATGACGGCGTGATCAATGTGTTTGATGAACGTGCCATCGGTACCACCAAACCACAGGTATATTATGGTGTGAACATGGGGCTTAACTGGAAAGGCTTTGACCTCAGCATGGTTTGGCAGGGTGTGATGAACCGTTATATTTTCCTCACAGGCAACAATACCTACGAATTCCAGAACTCCGGAAAAGGACAGGCCATGGAACACCATCTTGGAAGATGGACGCCGGCTACAGCAGCTACTGCCACCTATCCAAGATTAACAGTGGGTACCAATGTGAATAATCACCGCGCCTCTACCTTCTGGCTGAAAGACGGTAAATACTTACGCCTCAAGAACCTCGAGCTGGGTTATACACTGCCGCAGGATTGGGTAAGGTTCACCCGGTTAGGCAGCATCCGCGCATTTGCGAACGCATACAACCTGCTCACCTTTACGCCGCTGGACCGTGTAGATCCTGAATCTTACCAGGGCGCTTATCCGAATCAGCGCATTTACAATTTCGGTGTGAACATTCAACTCTAA